Proteins from one Buchnera aphidicola (Cinara laricifoliae) genomic window:
- a CDS encoding NfuA family Fe-S biogenesis protein, producing the protein MITISDLAKQYIINLLSKQKEGTNIRIFVNSPGTMYAECGMSYCEYQDIDVIKDKKISYIEFKIYFRKYLVPFLKNSKIDLIKNDLGSQITLNAPNAKLLKQSKKFSKLECKIKNFLYTEINPKLSLHGGSVTLIKVNSLGVVFLKFLGGCNGCSMIDTTLKIGIEKELIKYFPEISRIEDVTNHISGQHSYY; encoded by the coding sequence ATGATTACAATATCTGATTTAGCTAAACAATATATAATTAATTTATTATCTAAACAAAAAGAAGGAACGAATATTAGAATTTTTGTGAACTCGCCTGGTACTATGTACGCTGAATGTGGTATGTCGTATTGTGAGTATCAAGATATTGATGTTATTAAAGATAAAAAAATTTCTTATATCGAATTTAAGATTTATTTTCGTAAATATTTAGTACCATTTTTAAAAAACTCTAAAATAGATCTTATTAAAAATGATCTTGGTTCGCAAATTACTTTAAATGCTCCAAATGCAAAGTTATTAAAACAATCAAAAAAATTTTCTAAATTAGAATGTAAGATAAAGAATTTTTTATATACTGAAATTAATCCAAAATTATCACTGCATGGTGGTTCTGTTACTTTAATTAAAGTAAATAGTTTAGGAGTAGTTTTTTTAAAATTTTTAGGTGGTTGTAACGGATGTTCTATGATAGACACTACTTTAAAAATTGGAATAGAAAAAGAATTAATTAAATATTTTCCTGAAATTTCTAGAATAGAAGATGTAACTAATCATATTTCGGGTCAACACTCATATTATTAG
- the rpe gene encoding ribulose-phosphate 3-epimerase, which translates to MKKFLIVPSILSANFCYLGREIKTMIRAGCNLIHFDVMDNHYVPNLTMGPILLKSIKENKIPALFDVHLMASPVDSLIPLFFDLNVKFITIHPESTIHLDKTIRLIKNIGCRVGIALNPATSLHYLDYIINDLDLILIMTVNPGFGGQVFLSYILKKIQHVRYLINKNKKNIILSVDGGINLSNIVSIIQSGADYLVIGSTIFHSKDYLKTIQDLKNIVI; encoded by the coding sequence ATGAAAAAGTTTTTAATTGTTCCGTCTATTTTATCTGCAAATTTTTGCTATTTAGGTCGTGAAATAAAGACTATGATACGTGCTGGATGCAATTTAATTCATTTTGATGTAATGGATAATCATTATGTTCCTAATTTAACCATGGGTCCTATTTTACTAAAGTCAATTAAAGAGAATAAAATTCCAGCTTTATTTGATGTACATTTAATGGCTTCTCCTGTAGATTCTTTAATTCCATTATTTTTTGATTTAAATGTGAAATTTATTACTATTCATCCCGAATCTACTATTCATTTAGATAAAACAATACGGTTGATTAAAAATATTGGTTGTAGGGTTGGTATAGCTTTAAACCCTGCTACTTCTTTACATTATTTAGATTATATAATAAATGATTTAGATTTAATTTTAATTATGACAGTGAATCCCGGTTTTGGCGGTCAAGTATTTTTATCTTATATTTTGAAAAAAATTCAACATGTACGATATTTAATTAATAAAAATAAAAAAAATATTATATTATCAGTTGATGGGGGTATTAATTTATCAAATATTGTTTCGATAATTCAATCAGGTGCTGATTATTTAGTTATTGGATCTACTATTTTTCATTCTAAAGATTATTTAAAAACTATACAAGATCTTAAAAATATTGTTATTTAA
- the dusA gene encoding tRNA dihydrouridine(20/20a) synthase DusA has translation MQIKYSNKFSVAPMLKYTDRHCLFFYRQLTKYTLLYTEMITTNEMLCNKKLFKKKQIKNINPLAIQLAGNNHIHFKKCAKIAYLLGFSEINLNIGCPSKHAQHGNFGICLMHKPKLVYHLIKSIYFTVPVPISIKIRIGTNKCHHYKFLKNFIQLVSKNKYCKKFIIHARIADLNINSPKKNRNIPKLNYQYVYQIKKDFPNLKIILNGGIKSIEEIQQHLNHVDGIMMGREIYKNPLLLNQIDEKIFLQKKRIKIKQCLKNMLKYIIKEKKNGTKIIHIIKHMLNIFHNQPYSKKWKLYITQYIHHQSDIHYLFNKIYKIFNKN, from the coding sequence ATGCAAATAAAATATTCAAATAAATTTTCTGTCGCGCCTATGCTAAAATATACTGATAGACATTGTCTATTTTTTTATAGACAACTTACAAAATATACCTTGTTATATACTGAAATGATTACTACCAATGAAATGCTTTGTAATAAAAAATTATTTAAAAAAAAACAAATTAAAAATATTAATCCATTAGCTATTCAATTAGCCGGAAATAATCACATTCATTTTAAAAAATGCGCAAAAATAGCATATTTATTAGGATTTAGTGAAATAAATTTAAACATTGGATGTCCTTCTAAACATGCTCAACACGGTAATTTTGGTATATGTTTAATGCACAAACCAAAATTAGTATATCATTTAATAAAATCTATATATTTTACTGTACCAGTTCCTATTAGTATTAAAATTAGAATAGGAACAAATAAATGCCATCACTATAAGTTTCTTAAAAACTTTATTCAACTAGTATCTAAAAATAAATATTGTAAAAAATTTATCATACACGCTAGAATTGCAGATCTTAACATTAATAGTCCAAAAAAAAATCGTAATATACCTAAATTAAATTATCAATATGTTTATCAAATTAAAAAAGATTTTCCAAATTTAAAAATTATTTTAAATGGAGGTATTAAATCTATTGAAGAAATACAACAACATTTAAATCATGTTGATGGTATTATGATGGGTAGAGAAATATATAAAAATCCACTTTTATTAAATCAAATAGATGAAAAAATTTTTTTACAAAAAAAAAGAATCAAAATTAAACAATGTTTGAAAAATATGTTGAAATATATTATTAAGGAAAAAAAAAACGGAACAAAAATTATTCATATAATTAAACATATGTTAAATATCTTTCATAATCAACCATATTCAAAAAAATGGAAATTATATATTACACAATACATACATCATCAAAGTGATATACATTATTTATTTAATAAAATATACAAAATATTTAATAAAAATTAA
- the hemW gene encoding radical SAM family heme chaperone HemW has protein sequence MHNKKLYTLPPISLYIHIPWCLKKCPYCDFHSYKYSQSISEKKYIKHIIRDLKNDKKIISNRSIKSIFIGGGTPSLLKSKTLLYLLTEIKKNISISKKIEISIEVNPDINQKNKLLEYYQAGINRFSIGIQTFNTNLLAKIERKYNKKKAIKLINSINHISHKNLNIDLMYGLPEQTIENVLEDLYQVINLEPEHISWYQLNIEPNTKFYTQNINLPSLQVTKIMHLEGKKLLEKYGYIQYEISSYSKKIKYQCQHNLNYWNFGDYIGVGCGAHGKITQPNQKIIRTIKTKNDNIYVTKKYIKKKYTVSTKDIPFEFFLNKFRLLQPIYYKDFENQTYIKKNKINKKITIAIKKNYLIQTTNAWYITDIGREKINSLLLIFL, from the coding sequence ATGCACAATAAAAAATTATATACATTACCTCCCATCAGCTTATATATCCATATACCATGGTGTTTAAAAAAATGTCCATATTGTGATTTTCATTCATATAAATACTCACAGAGTATATCAGAAAAAAAATATATAAAACATATTATACGAGATCTAAAAAATGATAAAAAAATCATATCTAATAGATCTATTAAATCAATTTTTATTGGAGGTGGTACACCAAGTTTATTAAAAAGTAAAACTTTACTATATTTACTTACAGAAATAAAAAAAAATATATCTATTTCAAAAAAAATAGAAATATCTATAGAAGTTAATCCAGATATAAATCAAAAAAATAAATTACTAGAATATTATCAAGCAGGAATTAATAGATTCTCAATAGGTATACAAACATTTAATACAAATTTACTCGCAAAAATTGAACGAAAATATAATAAAAAAAAAGCTATAAAACTAATTAATTCTATAAATCATATATCTCATAAAAATTTAAATATAGATCTAATGTATGGACTTCCTGAACAAACTATTGAAAATGTTTTAGAAGATTTATACCAAGTTATAAATTTAGAGCCCGAACATATATCATGGTATCAATTAAATATTGAACCAAATACTAAATTTTATACACAAAATATTAATCTGCCTTCACTTCAAGTAACAAAAATAATGCATTTAGAGGGAAAAAAATTACTAGAAAAATATGGATATATACAATATGAAATCTCTTCTTATTCTAAAAAAATCAAATATCAATGTCAACATAATTTAAATTATTGGAATTTCGGTGATTACATAGGTGTTGGATGTGGAGCACATGGCAAAATAACTCAACCAAATCAAAAAATCATTAGAACTATAAAAACTAAAAATGATAACATTTATGTAACAAAAAAATATATAAAAAAAAAATATACTGTATCAACAAAAGATATTCCATTCGAATTTTTTTTAAATAAATTTAGGTTACTTCAACCAATTTATTATAAAGATTTTGAAAATCAAACTTATATTAAAAAAAATAAAATTAATAAAAAAATTACTATAGCTATAAAAAAAAATTATTTAATACAAACTACTAATGCATGGTATATTACTGATATCGGAAGAGAAAAAATAAATTCACTACTATTGATTTTTTTATAA
- the aroK gene encoding shikimate kinase AroK — MNEYKKKNIFLIGPMGAGKSTIGRHLSRILNMKFYDSDFEIEKRTGVDIDWVFDVEGESEFRIREEKIINELTNKTGIILSTGGGSIISIKSRNFLTSRGIVVYLRTTVEEQLVRTRLDKKRPLLSDIHSENEKILKSLSKIRDPIYQNVSDFIIDTQNQSISLITSNIIRYFYRMIKH; from the coding sequence ATGAATGAATATAAGAAAAAAAATATTTTTTTAATTGGTCCTATGGGAGCTGGTAAAAGTACTATTGGTCGTCATTTATCTCGTATTTTAAATATGAAATTTTATGATTCTGATTTTGAGATTGAAAAAAGAACAGGAGTAGATATAGATTGGGTTTTTGATGTAGAAGGTGAATCTGAGTTTCGTATACGAGAAGAAAAAATTATTAATGAATTAACTAATAAAACAGGTATAATATTGTCTACGGGTGGCGGGTCGATAATTTCTATAAAATCAAGAAATTTTTTAACTTCTAGAGGAATTGTGGTATATCTTCGAACCACAGTTGAAGAGCAATTAGTTAGAACGCGTTTAGATAAAAAAAGACCGTTATTGTCAGATATTCATAGTGAAAATGAAAAAATACTAAAATCATTATCTAAAATACGGGATCCAATATATCAAAATGTTTCTGATTTTATAATTGATACACAAAATCAAAGTATATCATTAATTACATCTAATATTATACGATATTTTTATCGTATGATTAAACATTGA
- the ssb gene encoding single-stranded DNA-binding protein, with amino-acid sequence MASRGVNKVILIGYLGQNPDVRYMPNGGAVVNINLATSDIWKDKNTGETKEKTEWHRVVLFGKLAEISGQYLKKGSQVYIEGSLQTRKWKDQNGLDRYTTEIIVSVTGSMQMLGSRNMNNVSSLSDSEMQDISSENNLSKSIPIEKVSHNISDEFKNKSHLIDTTSKIDFDDEDIPF; translated from the coding sequence ATGGCAAGTAGAGGCGTAAATAAAGTAATTTTGATTGGTTATTTAGGACAAAATCCAGATGTACGGTACATGCCTAACGGAGGTGCGGTAGTAAATATTAATTTAGCGACTTCTGATATTTGGAAAGATAAAAATACCGGTGAAACAAAAGAGAAAACTGAATGGCATCGTGTCGTTTTATTTGGAAAGCTTGCTGAAATTTCTGGTCAATATTTAAAAAAAGGATCGCAAGTTTATATTGAAGGATCTTTACAAACTCGTAAATGGAAAGATCAAAACGGACTTGATCGTTATACTACAGAAATAATAGTTAGTGTAACTGGTTCTATGCAAATGTTAGGATCTCGTAATATGAATAATGTATCATCATTATCTGATTCTGAAATGCAAGATATATCTAGTGAAAATAATTTATCCAAATCAATACCTATTGAAAAAGTATCTCATAACATTTCTGATGAATTTAAAAATAAATCTCATTTAATCGATACAACTTCTAAGATTGATTTTGATGATGAAGATATTCCTTTTTAA
- the ruvX gene encoding Holliday junction resolvase RuvX encodes MIILSFDYGTKNIGLAIAETNLNYSVPIKSVIHDKKNIFWNKIDEIINYWNPKYIIIGYPYKIKKKINKKIKKFSYLLKTKYNKNIFLYNENYSTKEAEFFSNSYIKKKNNSYCIHSIAAKIILDSWLNNNFH; translated from the coding sequence ATGATTATTTTATCTTTCGATTATGGCACTAAAAATATTGGTCTAGCTATAGCCGAAACAAACCTAAATTACTCAGTTCCAATCAAATCCGTAATACATGATAAAAAAAATATTTTTTGGAATAAAATTGATGAAATAATAAATTATTGGAATCCAAAATATATAATTATTGGTTATCCTTACAAAATAAAAAAAAAAATAAATAAAAAAATTAAAAAATTTAGCTACCTATTAAAAACAAAATATAATAAAAATATTTTCTTATATAATGAAAATTATTCAACTAAAGAAGCTGAATTTTTTTCAAATAGTTATATAAAAAAAAAAAATAATTCATATTGTATACACTCTATTGCTGCAAAAATAATTCTTGATAGTTGGTTAAACAATAATTTTCATTAA
- the aroB gene encoding 3-dehydroquinate synthase codes for MVYKIRVSLDNNSYDIHIYNKLSSNISISTIFSKKNNSVIITNDTIKNIILKKKYIYINNIIRNVPFFIIKDGECYKNLQVVEDIIHFLLNKSYGRDVTLIALGGGVIGDITGFVASIYQRGVNFIQIPTTLLAQVDASIGGKTGVNHKLGKNMIGSFWQPKGVFIDINFLSTLPRKHILSGMAEIIKYAIIFDKEFFVWLEKNLLKVLNLQEEELLFCIKKCCELKTRVIENDEKENDVRVFLNLGHSFAHAIETYTGYGKWLHGYAVSAGIIMSAYLSVQLNLLNKYDFFRIVKIFYNAGLPIKGPKQMLPDDYILLMLRDKKVLNRTMRLVIPISIGRVQLVSSVKESILLNSIQQCQKQIYKF; via the coding sequence ATGGTATATAAAATTAGGGTTAGTTTAGATAATAATAGTTATGATATACACATTTATAATAAATTATCATCAAATATATCTATATCTACTATTTTTTCAAAAAAAAATAATAGTGTCATTATTACTAATGACACTATAAAAAATATTATTTTAAAAAAAAAATATATTTATATCAATAATATTATAAGAAATGTGCCATTTTTTATTATTAAGGATGGAGAATGTTATAAAAATTTACAGGTAGTTGAAGATATTATACATTTTTTATTAAATAAATCGTATGGTCGTGACGTTACGCTAATTGCATTAGGAGGTGGAGTTATTGGAGATATAACTGGTTTTGTAGCTTCAATATATCAAAGAGGAGTTAATTTTATTCAGATTCCAACAACTTTATTGGCACAAGTAGATGCTTCTATAGGCGGAAAAACAGGTGTAAATCATAAATTAGGGAAAAATATGATAGGTTCGTTTTGGCAACCTAAAGGTGTTTTTATTGATATAAATTTTCTATCTACATTACCTCGAAAACATATTCTATCTGGAATGGCTGAAATTATAAAATACGCTATTATTTTTGATAAAGAATTTTTTGTTTGGTTAGAAAAAAATTTATTAAAAGTATTAAATTTGCAAGAAGAAGAATTATTATTTTGCATAAAAAAATGTTGTGAGCTTAAAACTCGTGTTATTGAGAATGATGAAAAAGAAAATGATGTACGGGTTTTTTTAAATTTAGGGCATAGTTTTGCGCATGCTATTGAAACATATACCGGATATGGAAAATGGTTACATGGTTATGCGGTATCTGCAGGTATTATTATGTCGGCATATTTATCTGTTCAATTAAATTTATTAAATAAGTATGATTTTTTTAGAATAGTAAAAATTTTTTATAATGCTGGATTACCGATTAAAGGACCTAAACAAATGTTACCGGATGATTATATTTTATTAATGTTACGTGATAAAAAGGTATTAAATAGAACAATGAGATTAGTTATTCCGATATCTATTGGAAGAGTTCAATTAGTTTCATCTGTAAAAGAGTCTATATTATTGAATTCTATTCAACAATGTCAGAAACAAATATATAAATTTTAA
- the dnaB gene encoding replicative DNA helicase: MIDLIKNKKIFKIPPHSLEAEQSVLGGLMLDNQQWDIISEYIITEDFYSRQHQLIFCEMKYLIEKGSPIDLITLSESLEQKGELNNVGRFSYLAEISKNTPSISNIISYAEIIRERAIIREIILTAHNIAHAGYYPKGRTSIELLDYAESSVFKISETRTTDGSGPKNIEKILDTTIQSIEKLLKKPHDGITGLNTGYHDLNKKTFGLQQSDLIIIAARPSMGKTTFAMNLCENTAMLYEKPILIFSLEMPGEQIMIRMLASLSRVNQSKIRTGQLNDEEWSRISSTINILLKKKNIYIDDSSGLTPNEVRSRSRKIYRENNGLSLIMIDYLQLIKIPALSGNRTLEIAEISRTLKSLAKELNIPIIALSQLNRSLEQRSDKRPVNSDLRESGSLEQDADLILFIYRDELYHENSEFKGIAEIIIGKQRNGPTGTIRLTFNGQWSRFDNYTNQQYHF; the protein is encoded by the coding sequence ATGATAGATTTAATAAAAAATAAAAAAATATTTAAAATACCTCCACATTCATTAGAAGCAGAACAATCTGTATTAGGAGGATTAATGTTAGATAATCAACAATGGGATATAATTTCTGAATATATTATTACCGAAGATTTTTATAGTCGACAACATCAATTAATTTTTTGCGAAATGAAATACTTAATTGAAAAAGGATCTCCTATAGATTTAATTACCTTATCAGAATCATTAGAACAAAAAGGAGAATTAAATAATGTAGGGAGATTTTCTTATCTAGCAGAGATTTCTAAAAATACACCTAGTATTAGTAATATAATTTCCTATGCAGAAATTATACGTGAAAGAGCAATTATACGAGAAATTATTTTAACTGCTCATAATATTGCGCATGCAGGATATTACCCAAAAGGACGAACGAGTATAGAATTACTTGATTATGCTGAATCTAGTGTATTTAAAATTTCAGAAACACGTACAACCGATGGTAGTGGTCCAAAAAATATAGAAAAAATTTTAGATACCACCATTCAATCTATTGAAAAACTTTTAAAAAAACCCCACGACGGAATAACAGGATTAAATACAGGATACCATGATTTAAATAAAAAAACATTTGGATTACAGCAATCAGATTTAATAATTATTGCTGCTCGACCATCAATGGGTAAAACAACATTCGCGATGAATTTATGCGAAAATACTGCTATGTTATACGAAAAACCAATTTTAATCTTTAGTCTAGAGATGCCCGGAGAACAAATTATGATTCGTATGCTTGCTTCGTTATCAAGAGTGAATCAATCTAAAATCCGAACCGGTCAATTAAATGATGAAGAATGGAGTAGAATATCTAGCACAATAAACATTTTACTAAAAAAAAAAAATATCTATATAGATGATTCATCTGGATTAACTCCAAATGAAGTTCGTTCTCGTTCACGTAAAATATATAGAGAAAATAATGGATTAAGTTTAATTATGATTGACTATCTTCAATTGATAAAAATACCAGCATTATCAGGAAATAGAACTTTAGAAATAGCTGAAATTTCTAGAACATTAAAATCATTAGCTAAAGAATTAAATATTCCAATTATCGCTTTATCACAATTAAATCGATCTCTTGAACAAAGATCTGATAAAAGACCTGTCAATTCAGATCTTAGAGAATCAGGTTCTTTAGAACAAGATGCAGATCTAATTCTATTTATTTATAGAGATGAATTATATCATGAAAACAGTGAATTTAAAGGTATCGCAGAAATTATAATTGGTAAACAAAGAAATGGGCCGACAGGTACTATACGGTTAACATTTAACGGACAGTGGTCTAGATTTGATAATTATACAAACCAACAATACCATTTTTAA
- the trpS gene encoding tryptophan--tRNA ligase, which yields MFNVKKRDVMFTGIQPTGLLTLGNYCGTMCNWKTIQKTYQCFFCIADLHALTSRNNNYIKNSFSTTILDMVALYLSCGVNPNDSTIFVQSDVYTHSQLYWILSNFVYFGELSRMTQFKKKLSINKTRINLSLFCYPVLMAADILLYQTNCVSVGLDQKQHIELVQKIARRFNSIYGDIFIIPDILDFSRQCKIMALQEPTKKMSKSDNNINNTIFLLDSLDTIRFKLLHSLTDSDPLSRIKYDIFNKPGISNLLLILSFLTKKNISVLEDEFKNYRYFDFKEQLSDIVCDRILKIQKLYFKFRKDEDYLIDILRFGSKKSLIYSQKNFFNILQALK from the coding sequence ATGTTCAATGTTAAAAAACGAGATGTAATGTTTACAGGAATTCAACCAACCGGATTACTTACACTTGGTAATTATTGCGGAACTATGTGTAATTGGAAAACTATACAAAAAACGTACCAATGTTTTTTTTGTATTGCTGATTTACATGCTTTAACTTCAAGAAATAATAATTATATAAAAAATAGTTTTTCAACTACCATATTAGATATGGTCGCATTATATTTGTCTTGTGGAGTTAATCCGAATGATAGTACAATTTTTGTACAATCTGATGTTTATACGCATAGTCAATTATATTGGATTTTAAGTAATTTTGTATATTTTGGTGAATTATCACGTATGACACAATTTAAAAAAAAATTATCGATAAATAAGACACGTATTAATTTATCTTTATTTTGTTATCCTGTATTAATGGCTGCAGATATTTTATTATATCAGACAAATTGTGTTTCTGTTGGTTTAGATCAAAAACAACATATTGAATTAGTTCAAAAAATTGCTCGTCGTTTTAACTCTATATATGGAGATATTTTTATTATTCCAGATATTTTAGATTTTTCAAGGCAATGTAAAATTATGGCGTTACAAGAACCAACAAAAAAAATGTCAAAATCAGATAACAATATAAATAATACAATTTTTCTATTAGATAGTCTTGATACAATACGATTTAAATTATTACATTCATTAACTGATTCGGATCCTTTATCTCGGATAAAATATGATATTTTTAATAAACCAGGTATTTCTAATTTATTATTGATTTTATCTTTTTTAACGAAAAAAAATATCTCTGTGCTTGAAGATGAATTTAAAAATTATCGATATTTTGATTTTAAAGAACAATTATCGGATATTGTTTGTGATAGAATTTTAAAAATACAAAAGTTATATTTTAAATTTCGAAAAGATGAAGATTATTTAATTGATATTCTTAGATTTGGTTCAAAAAAATCGTTAATTTATAGTCAAAAAAATTTTTTTAATATTCTACAAGCATTGAAATAA
- the trmB gene encoding tRNA (guanosine(46)-N7)-methyltransferase TrmB produces the protein MMISANDLFFNKNRNFSTSIKSYVMRKRNLKIQKIENIEIYWKIYGINFNRIQFNLLDLFPINQQCIVEIGFGDGILFIEKVLNNPHINFIGVEVYPKSILTAIRYAYAKKITNVKLIFHDIVDVLTYMIPNKTISIFQIFFPDPWFKTKHHKRRLINNHFIALILKKIIYNGFLHIMTDCLLYSKKIYNIISLFSEFRRVFFETAMFPLLTVQNDTKFKKKALLLKKNIFDYKYQFNTR, from the coding sequence ATGATGATTTCAGCAAACGATTTATTTTTTAATAAAAACAGAAATTTTTCAACATCAATAAAAAGTTATGTGATGAGGAAAAGAAATTTAAAAATACAAAAAATAGAGAATATTGAAATATATTGGAAAATATACGGAATTAATTTTAATCGTATCCAGTTTAATTTGTTAGATTTATTTCCTATAAATCAACAGTGTATTGTAGAAATTGGATTTGGTGATGGAATATTATTTATAGAAAAAGTTTTAAATAATCCTCATATAAATTTTATTGGTGTAGAAGTGTATCCAAAAAGTATATTAACAGCTATTCGATATGCTTATGCAAAGAAAATCACTAATGTAAAATTAATATTTCATGATATAGTAGATGTACTTACATATATGATTCCTAATAAAACAATTAGTATTTTTCAAATTTTTTTTCCGGATCCTTGGTTTAAAACTAAACATCATAAGAGGAGATTAATAAATAATCATTTTATAGCATTGATATTAAAGAAAATTATTTATAATGGTTTTTTACATATCATGACAGATTGTTTATTATATTCAAAAAAAATATATAATATAATTTCTTTATTTTCTGAATTTAGACGTGTTTTTTTTGAAACAGCTATGTTTCCATTACTAACTGTGCAAAATGATACTAAATTTAAAAAAAAAGCTTTATTATTAAAAAAAAATATTTTTGATTATAAATATCAATTTAATACAAGATAA
- a CDS encoding alpha/beta fold hydrolase — protein sequence MEKIIYQSIFGKGKIHLVFLHGWGLHSIVWDKIIPILQPYFTLHIIDLPGFGKNINCPIMNFDQLSSYLLKIVKFKSIWLGWSMSGLIIHHLGLHYPHKIHAIIYITSSPFFIQKKKWLGIPIYKLKSIKKNILNNYKKFLTQFILVHVLNINKVNIHNIKIKKFFLKKYPNPKKKAIEIGYQWLTKIDYRSKKLSKNIPILQIYGELDDLVPKQIYRKIKYSRINYNSVIINGAKHAPFLSHPNTFCNILYKFIKNIYLI from the coding sequence ATGGAAAAAATAATATATCAGTCTATATTTGGAAAAGGTAAAATACATCTAGTATTCTTACATGGATGGGGTTTACATTCAATTGTTTGGGATAAAATTATTCCTATATTACAACCATATTTTACTTTACATATCATTGATTTACCCGGATTCGGAAAAAATATTAATTGTCCAATTATGAATTTTGATCAACTATCTAGTTATTTATTAAAAATAGTAAAATTTAAATCTATTTGGTTAGGATGGTCAATGAGCGGGTTAATTATACATCATTTAGGATTACACTATCCACATAAGATACATGCAATAATTTATATCACATCATCACCATTTTTTATACAAAAAAAAAAATGGCTAGGAATACCAATTTATAAATTAAAATCTATAAAAAAAAATATTCTAAACAATTATAAAAAATTTTTAACGCAATTTATTCTAGTACATGTTTTAAATATTAATAAAGTTAATATACACAATATTAAAATAAAAAAATTTTTTTTAAAAAAATATCCTAATCCAAAAAAAAAAGCAATTGAAATAGGATATCAATGGTTAACAAAAATTGATTACAGAAGTAAAAAATTATCTAAAAATATTCCAATATTACAAATATATGGAGAATTAGATGATCTTGTACCTAAACAAATATACCGAAAAATAAAATATTCACGAATAAATTATAATTCCGTTATTATAAATGGCGCCAAACATGCACCATTTTTATCGCATCCTAATACTTTTTGTAATATTTTATATAAATTCATAAAAAATATATATTTAATATAA
- the tusD gene encoding sulfurtransferase complex subunit TusD, translating into MRYIVFVTGLPYGTQNAITAFLFIKSIILSNFYIKKVFFYASGVYNANCMIYPPENEFNILNGWINLKKKYNIPLCVCPSSSYRRGILLHKSINKIKKIKSNFSSSFQWMTLSELSYSIHDSDRIIQF; encoded by the coding sequence ATGCGTTATATTGTGTTTGTAACCGGTTTACCTTATGGTACTCAAAATGCTATAACTGCTTTTTTATTTATAAAGTCAATTATTTTATCAAATTTTTATATAAAAAAAGTTTTTTTTTATGCTTCAGGTGTATATAACGCTAACTGTATGATTTATCCTCCAGAAAATGAATTTAATATATTGAATGGATGGATAAATTTAAAAAAAAAATATAATATTCCGTTATGTGTGTGTCCTAGTTCTTCCTATAGGAGAGGGATTTTATTACATAAATCTATAAATAAGATTAAAAAGATTAAAAGTAATTTTTCTTCTTCGTTTCAGTGGATGACTTTAAGTGAATTATCGTATTCCATACATGATAGTGATCGTATTATACAATTTTAA